One Dermatophagoides farinae isolate YC_2012a chromosome 1, ASM2471394v1, whole genome shotgun sequence genomic region harbors:
- the LOC124492905 gene encoding uncharacterized protein LOC124492905 yields MMKTMDINYKHISMLLFFTIILMSSSKISVFGQLPQLQTTSAAPIMINITTEMPVRNETGNYTSLPPITSSELNITTDIFNRTEITNHTIKPTDESFNVTTENGTTHFPSHVTTQFPSHVTTHSPTNQTDDKKIRRAGIIISAVVIAISMATIVLAAFYWLYFDKQEDDQQSMSSRQTAAGLGNNLNQEIKDAAITSLQQQQEQQKGPPLAGTTSDGEKSKSSSKSSSKRAQQQQPMPKESSSSSSRKRKEGQAMMESKDNRPEKSTSGVAASMMDPSQTQSQMPYSDVLSAQSATSKNEE; encoded by the exons atgatgaaaacaatggATATCAATTATAAGCATATAAgtatgttattattttttaccatcattCTAATGTCATCCAGCAAGATATCGGTTTTTGGTCAATTG CCGCAATTGCAAACTACATCTGCGGCaccgataatgataaatattaCAACTGAAATGCCAGTTAGAAATGAAACAGGAAACTATACATCTTTGCCACCAATAACGTCATCAGAATTGAATATTACAACCGATATCTTTAATAGGACTGAAATAACAAATCATACCATAAAACCTACGGATGAATCCTTCAATGTAACTACAGAAAATGGCACAACTCATTTTCCGTCGCATGTAACAACACAATTTCCATCGCATGTAACAACTCACAGTCCTACTAATCAAACAGATGATAAGAAAATTCGTCGTGCCGGCATAATCATATCGGCTGTTGTAATTGCTATATCGATGGCTACAATAGTATTAGCTGCATTCTATTGGCTTTATTTCGATAAACAGGAagatgatcaacaatcaatgagTAGTCGTCAAACAGCTGCTGGTTTAGGCAATAATCTGAATCAAGAAATTAAAGATGCTGCAATTACAAGtttacagcaacaacaagagCAACAAAAAGGACCACCATTAGCTGGTACGACGagtgatggtgaaaaaagtaaatcatcatcaaaatcatcatcaaaacgtGCCCAACAGCAGCAACCAATGCCTAAAgaatcgtcgtcatcatcatcgaggaAAAGAAAGGAAGGACAAGCTATGATGGAATCGAAAGATAATCGACCGGAAAAATCGACATCGGGAGTCGCAGCATCAATGATGGATCCATCGCAGACTCAATCACAGATGCCATATTCGGATGTGCTATCGGCACAATCAGCtacatcaaaaaatgaagaatga
- the LOC124492904 gene encoding ras-related GTP-binding protein A isoform X1 — protein MKKKVLLMGKSGSGKTSMRSIIFANYIARDTRRLGATSKCFDGLFEFFVLININIFILIVDVEHSHVRFLGNLVLNLWDCGGQEAFMENYFASQRENIFRNVAVLIYVFDVESRELDKDIRYYQSCLEGIMEYSNDTKVFCLIHKMDLISEEQRDCIFEDRESDLKRLSKPLQCTCFRTSIWDETLYKAWSNIVHSLIPNVDELEKHLNNFADMIDADEVLLFERATFLVICYSERRKHKDIHRFEKVSNIIKQFKLSCTKLAAQFQNMEVRNSQFAAFIESFTANTYVMVILSDASIPSATTLYNIRNSRKHFEQLESVKNLSSQSNSSLYSL, from the exons atgaagaaaaaggTATTATTGATGGGAAAAAGCGGTTCGGGTAAGACTAGTATGCGTTCGATTATATTTGCCAATTATATTGCCCGTGATACTAGACGTTTAGGAGCGACAAGTAAGTGTTTCGATGGTTTGTTCGAATTTTTCGTActaattaatattaatatattcATTCTTATAGTCGATGTTGAACATTCACATGTTCGATTTTTGGGCAATTTGGTATTGAATCTCTGGGATTGTGGTGGTCAAGAAGCATTCATGGAGAATTATTTTGCATCTCAaagagaaaatattttccgCAATGTTGCTGTATTGATCTATGTATTTGATGTTGAATCAAGAGAATTAGATAAAGATATACGTTATTATCAAAGCTGTCTCGAAGGAATCATGGAATATTCCAATGATACAAAAGTTTTTTGTCTCATACATAAAATGGATCTGATTTCCGAAGAACAACGTGATTGC ATTTTTGAAGACCGTGAAAGCGATCTTAAACGTTTATCGAAACCATTACAATGTACATGTTTTCGTACATCAATCTGGGATGAGACTCTTTATAAAGCATGGTCAaatattgttcattcattgatacCGAATGTagatgaattggaaaaacaCTTGAATAATTTTGCTGATATGATTGATGCAGATGAAGTTCTATTATTTGAACGTGCAACGTTTCTGGTCATTTGTTATTCTGAACGTCGTAAACATAAAGATATTCAT CGTTTTGAAAAAGTATCAAACATTAtcaaacaattcaaattgaGCTGTACAAAACTTGCAGCTCAATTTCAGAATATGGAAGTGCGTAATTCACAATTCGCTGCATTTATAGAAAGTTTTACTGCCAACACATATGTCATGGTCATATTGTCAGATGCATCGATTC CTTCTGCAACCACATTGTACAACATTCGAAATTCTCGTAAACATTTTGAACAATTAGAATCGGTTAAAAATCTATCATCACAATCGAATTCGTCTTTGTATagtttatga
- the LOC124492904 gene encoding ras-related GTP-binding protein A isoform X2, whose translation MGKSGSGKTSMRSIIFANYIARDTRRLGATIDVEHSHVRFLGNLVLNLWDCGGQEAFMENYFASQRENIFRNVAVLIYVFDVESRELDKDIRYYQSCLEGIMEYSNDTKVFCLIHKMDLISEEQRDCIFEDRESDLKRLSKPLQCTCFRTSIWDETLYKAWSNIVHSLIPNVDELEKHLNNFADMIDADEVLLFERATFLVICYSERRKHKDIHRFEKVSNIIKQFKLSCTKLAAQFQNMEVRNSQFAAFIESFTANTYVMVILSDASIPSATTLYNIRNSRKHFEQLESVKNLSSQSNSSLYSL comes from the exons ATGGGAAAAAGCGGTTCGGGTAAGACTAGTATGCGTTCGATTATATTTGCCAATTATATTGCCCGTGATACTAGACGTTTAGGAGCGACAA TCGATGTTGAACATTCACATGTTCGATTTTTGGGCAATTTGGTATTGAATCTCTGGGATTGTGGTGGTCAAGAAGCATTCATGGAGAATTATTTTGCATCTCAaagagaaaatattttccgCAATGTTGCTGTATTGATCTATGTATTTGATGTTGAATCAAGAGAATTAGATAAAGATATACGTTATTATCAAAGCTGTCTCGAAGGAATCATGGAATATTCCAATGATACAAAAGTTTTTTGTCTCATACATAAAATGGATCTGATTTCCGAAGAACAACGTGATTGC ATTTTTGAAGACCGTGAAAGCGATCTTAAACGTTTATCGAAACCATTACAATGTACATGTTTTCGTACATCAATCTGGGATGAGACTCTTTATAAAGCATGGTCAaatattgttcattcattgatacCGAATGTagatgaattggaaaaacaCTTGAATAATTTTGCTGATATGATTGATGCAGATGAAGTTCTATTATTTGAACGTGCAACGTTTCTGGTCATTTGTTATTCTGAACGTCGTAAACATAAAGATATTCAT CGTTTTGAAAAAGTATCAAACATTAtcaaacaattcaaattgaGCTGTACAAAACTTGCAGCTCAATTTCAGAATATGGAAGTGCGTAATTCACAATTCGCTGCATTTATAGAAAGTTTTACTGCCAACACATATGTCATGGTCATATTGTCAGATGCATCGATTC CTTCTGCAACCACATTGTACAACATTCGAAATTCTCGTAAACATTTTGAACAATTAGAATCGGTTAAAAATCTATCATCACAATCGAATTCGTCTTTGTATagtttatga
- the LOC124492901 gene encoding uncharacterized protein LOC124492901, with protein MNHFDHTSPNDHHHNHQVQLVVSNDPNVAANADIMDVNNQQQPIHLMVNLPNGNNSSATTVPFDNHHQQQQQQQPNYHQHPDSNTASNEAIDSTTTASYAYYTYDSCGQLTSTTGVGPSATPFQVSWNKVELIQQPSSMATQQSEWYHNQQQQSQMLTTTEQAQQAAILVPGSSMPGSVTTNFVTTAPNFNQQQQQQFVNRDLPNMQPIQIALVPAQSSVQTQLQPQQSVPSSKTTTKKTTKRAANSKQSNRGEGRQSKPVSAYALFFRDTQASIKAENPSASFGEISKIVASKWEILSKEDKIVYKERADMEKKNYLQNLASNKAKEIAQTNQTATPPSQQTSTELPIQMATIPLSGSNQQQMTNSDELTTFESTNTGPSINILVTTDDMLTESSIPVDDYHQTAYGNYNQQQQPQTTIHQTNTYHHHHHHSALNNQIMNNPSTSNVIDSYSHAEPHIHSLQHSSQQHMHHTHQFIHSNDINTNAQHDDKTHHSTPPSSSTFPFTDDDDPTSAVSFFVNSTDAEQNLIDLGIDLNDFDDIHLLNDENIYSPTNSSTTNSLFDTANPVVGVDPFLSSLEQTSSDHHHQQQQSSTTNDPILTSTYASDSILQDSYPTEMIYESNGRTSSDIDQHYESANNNFLHDSSSSAMDHVSHNELDSSVIESDTTLMNGENNDSSDHQPNNEQSAVCARDGCQRTTIDSNQWDREFCSEECCVLYCSDVFRTWTSRKQQQMTADMSQHVLASSSSA; from the coding sequence atgaatcattttgatcatacATCAcctaatgatcatcatcacaaccaTCAAGTACAATTGGTTGTCAGTAATGACCCCAATGTTGCTGCTAATGCAGACATTATGGATgtaaataatcaacaacagcccATTCATTTGATGGTCAATCTTCCAAATGGCAATAATTCATCTGCCACGACTGTTCCattcgataatcatcatcaacagcaacaacaacaacaaccaaattatcatcagcaTCCAGATTCAAACACTGCCTCGAATGAAGCCATCGATTCGACCACAACAGCTTCCTATGCTTATTATACCTATGATTCTTGTGGCCAATTGACTTCTACTACTGGTGTCGGTCCTTCAGCAACACCATTTCAAGTTTCCTGGAATAAAGTTGAATTAATCCAAcagccatcatcaatggcaaCACAGCAATCTGAATggtatcataatcaacaacaacaatcacaaatgCTGACCACGACAGAACAAGCTCAGCAAGCTGCAATTTTGGTTCCAGGTTCTTCAATGCCGGGAAGTGTAACGACAAATTTTGTTACCACTGCtccaaatttcaatcaacaacagcagcaacagttTGTCAATAGGGATCTTCCGAATATGCAACCTATCCAGATTGCCCTTGTGCCCGCACAGTCTTCCGTCCAAACACAACTTCAACCTCAACAATCggttccatcatcaaaaactacaacaaaaaaaaccacaaaacGTGCTGCAAATTCGAAACAATCGAACAGAGGTGAAGGACGACAATCAAAACCTGTATCCGCATATGCACTATTTTTTCGTGATACACAAGCATCGATCAAAGCTGAAAATCCTTCCGCATCATTCGGAGAAATATCTAAAATTGTCGCATCCAAATGGGAAATATTGTCCAAAGAAGATAAAATTGTATACAAAGAACGAGCAGatatggagaaaaaaaattatctacaAAATCTGGCTTCAAATAAAGCTAAAGAAATTGCACAGACGAATCAGACGGCAACTCCTCCGTCGCAGCAGACTTCGACAGAACTACCAATACAAATGGCTACCATTCCACTATCTGGatcgaatcaacaacaaatgacaaattcTGATGAATTAACAACATTCGAATCGACTAATACTGGACCATCTATAAACATTTTGGTTACCACAGATGATATGCTTACTGAATCTTCGATTCCCGTCGATGATTACCATCAAACAGCATACGgtaattataatcaacaacagcaacctCAAACAACGATACATCAAACGAATacgtatcatcatcatcatcatcattctgccttaaataatcaaataatgaataatccTTCAACATCGAATGTTATAGATTCGTATTCGCATGCCGAGCCTCATATTCATTCACTTCAACACTCGTCTCAGCAACATATGCATCATAcacatcaattcattcatagtaatgatataaatacaaatgcacaacatgatgataaaactCATCATTCTAcgccaccatcatcgtcaacattTCCTTTCactgacgatgatgatccaacTTCAgctgtttcattttttgtcaacTCGACCGATGCCGAACAGAATCTTATAGATCTGGGTATTGATCTCAATGATTTCGATGATATCCACctgttgaatgatgaaaatatttactCGCCCACTAATTCATCGACGacaaattcattgtttgatACGGCCAATCCGGTTGTAGGGGTTGATCCATTTCTTAGTTCATTggaacaaacatcatcagatcatcatcatcaacaacaacaatcatcaacaacaaatgatccAATTTTAACATCCACATATGCTTCCGATTCAATATTACAAGATTCTTATCCAACAGAAATGatttatgaatcaaatggaCGTACATCATCCGATATTGATCAACATTATGAGAgtgctaataataattttttgcacgattcatcatcatcagcaatgGATCATGTTTCTCATAATGAACTTGATTCATCTGTTATTGAATCGGATACTACATTGATGAAtggtgaaaataatgattcaagTGATCATCAACCTAACAATGAACAATCAGCCGTATGTGCAAGAGATGGCTGTCAACGTACAACCATAGATTCGAATCAATGGGATCGCGAATTTTGTTCAGAAGAATGTTGTGTCCTTTATTGTTCCGATGTTTTTCGCACCTGGACTTCGagaaaacagcaacaaatgaCGGCCGATATGTCACAGCATGTAttggcatcatcatcttcagcATAg